TGCAAGATATTTTCTTGTTGACGCCCCCCACACATCAAAGTAATCAGCCCCTCACACCACGGTCGCAAGACCGAAGAAAGTGGGCGACAGGCCGCAAGGTGTGGCAGGGGACTGTAACTCCCTCGCGGAGACGCACGCTTGGTTCGATTCCAAGGTCGCCCACCACTTTCTCTCTTGAAATCAGCAACAAACACGCGCCTTTGCGCGGGCTTTTGCCGACAATTCCGCCCAAACGGCGGATGTTTCTGATTTGATAAAAATACGGGTGTCAATGGCCGTTTTCCGGTCACTCTCCTTTAGGTCTCATTAAGTCCTTTGCCCTACTTCGAGCCGCGATACACCCTCGGAGAAACCGCGTGGAATTCAGCCGTTCACACTTGAAAGCGCTGCTTTTTGTTGCCTTGGTCGCCTGCGTTGCCGCTGCGCCGTTCTTTGTGCATTTTCTGGGCAAGTCCAGCGCGCGGAACACTGCCAATGACAGCTACGAACAGGTACTGGATGGCGAATGGCACTTTGCATGGGGAGAGTATTTGTCTCCCGCGGCCGTCCTTGAGGCCTTGGCTGCAAACACTCTGGATGTGGTTTCCACCCCGTCAACCTGGGCCAGCCATTTGCCGCATGACTCTGCAAATCCGTACAATCACGGCATTGCCACTTATGCCCGCGAATTGCATCTTCCGGAAGACAAGGACATTTCCCTCGTTCTGCACGTTGAACGGATACCGGAAGCCTACGAGGTCTTTTGGGTTCCCAAAGGATCCCCAGACGCAGCAATACGCATCGCCTCCGAGGGCAACCTAACTGGCCCGGCAAAAGCCGCTTATGTCGACCTATCCCACCCTGTAAACGGAAGCGGTAAAGGTGTCCTTTTGATACACGTCCGCAAGGACGTTCTGGCTTGGGGCGGCTTTTTTAACCCGCCGCGCATCACAACGTCGGAAATCGACAACGTTAACCGCAAGCTCCAACGTATTTTTGACGGCTTTTGGACGGGCTGTCTGTTTTTTGCGGTTTTCCAGAACTTCTACCTGTTCAGTCTGCGCCGCAACGATTATGCGCCATTGCTGCTCGGAAACGCAGCATTGATCGTAATGCTGCACCTTGCTGCGTCATCGAACTCGCTCGAAGTCATTTTCGGCACTGGAGTTCACGTTCTCAGGACCAGGATCGAACTGCTGGCCACCGTTACAGTCGGGCCGATCCTGCTTTTGACAATCCGATACCTCATTCCTCCGCTGATCGGCCCCGTGCTCATGTGGACCATTGTCGGGTTCGGAGGCTTTGCAGGCATCTTCATTCTGGCGGCGCCCGCCGACCTGATGTCGTACTATCTTCTCGTCTATGAGGCCTTCCTGATCCTCGTTTTCCTGGTGATGGGCTACGGTTTGGGGCGGGCTATGCTTGACGGCAAACAAGGTGCTACGACATTGATGCTGGCGCTTGTTTTTATACTTTCCGCTGCGGTTCACGACATCATCGCGGCAGAAACCGGAAGCACACAGTACCGCATCACAGCAATGGCCATTTTTGTCTTTATGGCACTTTGCACATTGTTTGTCGGGCGCAAGGTTTCAATCGCCATCAGTCGCAGTCAGATGCTGGAAGAAGAAAAGGAAATGCTCAAAAAGCTGCACAGCGACGCAGTGAATTCGGCGCGGCGCGATCATCTGACAGGGCTGTTGAACCGACAGGCTTTTGATCATGAGTTCACCCACGCATGGCGAGCATCCAACGCCAAGGTCGAGCCGCTCTCGGTTGTCCTGTTCGACATCGATCATTTCAAACAAGTCAACGATACGTATGGGCACCCGATGGGGGACCGTGTACTGAAATCGCTGGCCGATCGATTGGCGGACTTCCCGATGCGTCGGCACGACCGTGTTTGCCGCTATGGCGGGGAGGAGTTCGCGCTCATTCTGCCAAACACACTCTTGGAAGACGCCTTGTTGGTGGCTGAAAAAATCCGCGAAGACGTGGCCGAGACTCCTGTGATCGACGATCCTGAATTTGCGTTGTCTGTAACTTGCAGTTTTGGTGTGGCATGTACGATCACAGCATCCGGATGCTCCGCCGAAAGCCTTCTGGAGCGCGCGGACGAGGCCCTTTATGCCGCAAAAGATCAGGGCCGCAACTGCGTCAACGGCGTTTACAGCCTCCAGCACCCGCAGTTCCCCGACATCTCCGCGACATGAATCGAACCATGACGGACGGTGCGACGGCAGCGTACGAATTATTGCGTAGAATTCACTTCACCAACCGAAGTTTTATCGCCTCTTAAGCTTTCGACCTTAGAACCCAATACAAGTACTAAATTGGCCGGAGCCGGTTGTTGTCATACCTGATACCTCACTTTACGCGCGTGCTCATGCTGGCACTGGCGCTCATATTGCCCATCAAGGCAATGGCCCAGTCCGACCTGGCAATTTTTGCTCCCGAAGAAGGCGACTCGCTGACTGTTCCTCTCCAAGGGGAATGGGGTTTCGCATGGGGCGAGCTTTTGTCTCCGATGGAAGCGCATAAAGCCTATACCGAGGGCACACTGGAGCGGGCACCGGTGCCCAGTCGCTGGCAGGACTTCATCCCCAAAGACCCGGAAAACCCCTATTATCACGGGGTTGCGACCTATGTCGCGCCGGTCGACGTACCGTTGACCAACGAACATCTTGTGTTGGCGATGAGCACGATCTCTGAAGCGTACAGAGTGTATTGGGTTCCTCTGGTTGGCCCACATTACTGGCACATGGTGGCAGAAGCCGGACATATGGAAGGCGAACCACAAGCCGCAATCCGCAACCAGGTGCATGACTTTCAGGGGCGTGGCAAAGGCCTCTTGGTGTTGCAGGTTCGCAAGGATGTGTTTGGTTGGAGCGGAATCAACTCTTGGAACGGGATTCTCAACAAGCCGGAGATCACAACCCGCGAAGCCAATCTTGCCGAACGGACACATCACGAGCTGATTCTCGGCATCGTGGTCGGCATCATTATGTTTACGATGGCGCAGAACTTTTTTCTCTATGGTCTGAACCCGAAAGACGCCGCCCCGTTCTATCTGGCTTTCGGCTGTTTGCTGATTGCCATGCGTGCACTCATTCTCTGGGACAAGATCGAGCTTTGGTTCGGCCCCGAATGGTTCGTCATCCGAATGCGGCTTGAGATGATGAACATCGTTTTTGCCACGACTATGTTGGTTGGCCTGAACCGCGCCCTATTGCCTGACTACTACCCGGCTTGGCTGATGCGGGCTGTCCTCACAGTCGTCGCGTTGTTGTGCGGCTTTATTCTGACCGCCCCGCCGGACATGATGAGCAATTCCCTCCCCGTCTATCAGGCCCATGCGCTCTTTGTTTGCGTCGCGTCGCTTTGGGGTATCGTGCGTGCAATTCTGGCCCGCGAACAGGGCGCGGTGTTTGCCAGCGTCGCACTTGGCACGCTGATTTTCGGAGCGTCCCACGACGTGGTGTCCGTCATTCTCACAGATTATGAGGTTCTGCTAATAGAGCATGCGTTCACGGCGACGATGGTGTTCTACACCTTCCTTATCGGTCAAAGGTTCGCGCAGTCCCAGCGCAGGGCCACCACCCTTATGGAAGAACGCGCGACCTTGCAGCGGATGCATCGTGCGGCTGTGAATTCTGCGCGCCATGATCACCTGACCGGGCTTTTGAACCGGCAGGCATTCGACCACGAGTTTGCGCTTGCGTGGGAAGGTATGGCCAAATCAGGCGAACCGATGGCGATGGTGTTGTTCGACATCGACCACTTTAAGGCTTTCAATGATACCCATGGGCACCAAGTTGGCGACATTGTTTTGAAGTCTCTGGGTGAAAGCTTGCGCAACGCCAATATGCGGCGCGCAGACAGCGTCTGCCGGTATGGCGGCGAAGAGTTCGCGGTGATCCTGCCGAACACCAACGAAGAAGAGGCTGCTTGCATCGCGGATCGGCTGCGCAAGGAAATTTCAGCCATGCGTGTTTCGACAGACGACGGTACGATCCTGCGCATCACTTGCAGCTTCGGTGTGGCGGAGGCTCGCAACCGGACAACCACCGTGAATGCGTTGCTCCGCAATGCGGATGACTCGCTATATGACGCGAAACGTGCCGGACGTAATCGGGTGCGCACCTACTCGGGGCTTGTTTCGCAACCCGCGGTCGCCTGACATTCAGACCCCCTTTATGTTGCGCTCCATCATCCGCTGGAAAAGCCTTGGGCTGAGCCGATTGACGAGCCACGACAGGCGGGCCACCCGTCCGACAGGGATCAAAGGGGTCCCTTTGGCGAGACCGCGTAAAATAATACGAGCGGCATCGTCCGGCGTCATGTAATCGATGCCGTCCGAAGCCGACCCGGGGCGCGCAATCCCATCTGTTTGACGTTCATCATTGCCGATGTTTGTCGCCACGAATGAAGGAGCAGCGATCAGTGTTCGGACACCAAACGCGCTTTCCTCGCTGCGTAGTGACCCGAAGAACCCTTCGAGCGCGTGTTTTGACGCCGCATAGGCCGCCCGTAAGTAAAGTGGTGCAAATCCAGCGACCGAACTGATGGCAAGGTGCGTCCCTTTGCTCGCACGTATGGCTTCCTGAAAGCCACGCGCCATTGCAACGGCAGCAAAATAATTTACCTCGAAAACCTTTCTGTGTGTGGCGTCGGGGGTTTCCGCAAAGGCTCCTATCTGCGTGATACCGGCATTGTAGATCACAAGATCAACTGAACTGGATGAGGCAAGGATTGAGTTGACCGCCGACGAAAGCTGAACTGAATCCGTAAGGTCGCAATCCACTGGTACCTGTGTTGCGGTTTCCTCCAAAGCGCTGGTGTCGAGATCGAGCAGAACCACGCGCCACCCGTCTGACTGGAGCCTGCGGCTCAATGCTTGTCCTAATCCGCCGGCGCCTCCGGAAATCACAGCGGTCTTCATAGGCCTACACTCTCTTTCCAGCTGTCAAATACCTCTCTGCTGGTCTTCTGAGGGACATACCCGAATTCCGACTTGAGCGCGGTGTTGTCCAGAACCGGTCGATACTGGAGAAAACCAACCTGCTCGGGACCATAGCGACTTAGCCCCAACGGATGAGCCACGCCCAGCGCCGCCTTGAGAGCCGCAGCGGGGACACGCAGGACTGGTTTTTGCAGAGTCTCGGCAAGGTCTCTGATCCCCATGGCCCCGTCACCGCAGACGTTGAAAATGCCGGTTGGTCCATCGGTGGCAGCCCGTGCGAGTATGCGGCCCAAGTCGTCGGTCCAGATGAATACGAACGGGCTGTCGCTGCCGCGGACGGCAAGCAGCCGTGGTTTGTGAAACAGCGCCGTGATCTGGTTATCGGTGCCCTGTCCCAACACGGTGCCGACCCGAAGGACGACCTGTTCCAACTCGGGGTGATCAGCGCGCGCATCGGCCAACATTTCTTCGACCAGCCGCTTATGGTGTGCATAGGCGAACTCTTCGTTGCCTCTGACAGGATCGTTTTCCGACAAAGGCACCGGATTGTCGGCGTGATAACCGTAAGCTGCTCCGGAAGAGGTAACGACAATACGGCGAGTACCTGCGTTAAGGGCAGCGTCAATCACATTGCGGGTGCCGGTCACATCCACGGCGTAGGCAAATTCGCGGGTGCTGCCTTTGGGAGGCGTCACCACCGACGCCAAATGCACAATCACATCAGGTTCGGTTGCGCCAATGACTTTCGCCGGATCATCTGTTGTTACATCCAACCGCTCAAACCGTGCGTTTGCGGGCAAGGCCGGCTTATGCAGATCGCATGCAATGACCCTGTGCGATGTGTCTGCCAGTACGTCCAGCAAGGCCTGCCCCACCATTCCGGCCGCGCCGGTGATCAGTATGGTGCTCATCGTGCAGCCTCCGTCCGGTTCATCAGTGCGGCCAACCCGATACCCGATATCGCGTGCCAGATTCCCCAGAACGCGGCCACAACAGCCATCCCACCCAAACCGTTGAAGAACCCGAAGATAAGGATCAACCCAAGTCCAGAATTCTGGATACCAGTTTCGATGGTGATGGCGCGCCGGTCATAAGGGCTGAGGCGGGCGAGTGTCGCAGTGACAAAGCCACCACCCAGCGCGAGCGCGTTGTGGATGATCACCAAGAGCGCCACCGCTCCGGCAAAGCTCTTGAAATAGTCCCAGTTGGACGCCAACGCTGCGGCAATGAAGGCGATAAAAATACCCATCGACAGGTATTGCAGCGGTTTGCGTAGCTTGGCGGTGATCTCAGGGCGCATGACGTTGAGGGTAATCCCGAGGATCAAGGGCAGAACCAGCATGAACCCGACGGTGATCGCGACGGACACAGGATCAATTTGCGTCGCCTGCAGGATTTCCCGCGTCGGTGCATAAAGATTGCCATAAAACGCAATGTTAAGCGGTGTCAGCAGGATCGCACCAACTGTGGCGAAAGCTGTCATGCTGACAGAGAGCGCCGCATTTCCACCGGCGCGATGAGTGATGAAGTTGGAGATATTGCCACCGGGACAGGCGGCGACCAGCATCAGCCCCAAGGCGATCGACGGTCGCGGCTGAACGAGCAACACCAGCAGGAACGTCAGAACAGGCAAAACGATGAATTGGGAAACCAAACCGGTGACAACGGGTTTGGGACCTTTTGCCAAGCGTTTGAAATCCGATGGCGTCAGATCAATCGCAATGGAGAACATCACCACCGCAAGGATACCGTTCAGCAGTGTCAGGCTCCCGGGGCTAAAGTTCAGAACGACCTCATCAAGGCCAGCGTATGCGGGAGTGCTCATGCTGCGCCCTCCCCGCCAAGCTGTTTGATCCAGCCGTTGACTGCCCCCCGATAGGTCGCTTTATCCACGTAGTACGCCATACGGGCGAGATCGAGGTACTGCATACCTCCCGTCGCACGTTCAAATCCTTTGGATTTCGCCGCTTGCAGCTTTTTCGCGGAGGCGCTGCCACCCTCTAGGCCCGTGATGTAACGCACGATCATCTCCGCTTGTTCGTGCCGCCCCTGCCAGCCGAGACCCGTCGCCTCGACCATGCCGAGCACAAAGAGATCATCACGGGTCGGGTGCATCGCATTCAGATAGAGATGCGGCGCATCGCCTTGCCAATTCAGCAGGTCTTTACGGATAAACGGATAGTGCAGTTTGTAGCCGGTCGCCGCGAGGATCATGTCGTAGTCCGCACTGCTTCCGTCTGTAAATCTTACGGTGTTGCCGTCCAACTCCTTGATGTCTGCCCGGATGCCGAGATCTCCGTGCCCGGCATGATAAAGCACCAGTGAGTTCACCACCGGGTGGCTTTCGTAGAGCTTGTAGTCAGGTTTCGGGAAACCGTATTTCTGAGGATCCCCGACAAACCATCGCAAGATCAGACTGTCGATGGGCCGCTTGAGCCACATCGGCAACTTGATCGCTCCGCCCATAGTATCGGCAGGTTTGCCAAAGACATATTTGGGCACAAAGTAGTATCCACGCCGCATTGAAAGATCACAGCTTTTGCCGTGGTGGACAGCGTCCACAGCGATGTCGCACCCCGAATTGCCGGCCCCTACCACCAACACCCGCTTTTGGGCGAACTGTTCGGGCTGCCGGTATTGACTGGCATGGATCAACTCGCCTTCGAAATGCCCCGGAAAATCCGGCATGTTTGGTTCCGACAGGGTTCCATTGGCAATCATCACACCGGCAAAGACGTCTTCATGCGCACCGTCCTGGTCCGTCCAGGCGACACGCCAGCCCTCTCCGTTGCCCCCCAAAGGGGTGACCTCGTTGACTTGGGCACCAAACCGGTAGTGGCGGCGCAAGTCGAAATGATCAGCAAAATCGCGGAAATAGCGCGCCATTTCCCTATGCGAAGGATACTCCGCCACGTCTTCGTCCATCGGGAAATCTGCAAATTCCGTCATCGTCTTGGATGATATCAGATGCGCGCTTTCATACATCGTAGAGCGCGGTGCATCGATATCCCAAAGCCCCCCGACATCGCTGTGCATCTCGAACCCCTGAAAGGCGACGCCCTGCTCTGACATTACTTTTGCCGCCGCGAGCCCCATCGGGCCGGCTCCGATCAGGGCAAACTTTCCGTTACCTGCCTTCAATTTCTGCTCTCCTCTTCCCACATTTAAATTGAACATCTGTACAAAATAAGGCAAGTGAAATTCATGGAACAGATTTTCTTACAGGAAAAACAACGGCAAAGAGCGCCCTCGGCGCGTGCGCTGGTGACTCGCGCCAAAGTTTTAGACGCAGCCGAACAGGTATTTTCACGCCACGGATTCGACGCGGCGTCCATGAGGGAAATCGCCCAGGAAGCCGGCGTTCAGGTGGCACTGGTGACGCATCATGGCGGGTCAAAAGAAGAGCTGTTCTGGCGCGTGGTTGCGCGACGCGCGGAAGAGTTGTCCCAGGCGCGTGTCGACGCATTGGAAGCACGCAGATTTCATGGCCCGCTGACCACCCCCGCCATTATTGAATGCTTCTTTGCACCCTATCTGGAGAAAGCGGAAACCGGTGGGCCCGGCTGGTTTGCTTATGCACGTCTTGTGGCAATCGTGTCTGCAGACCCACGATGGGAAGATCTCGCAAAGATCTGCTTTGACCCGACGGCTCAATTGTTCGTGGATGAGATCGCACGGCTCTACCCCGACACTCCGCCCCGCGCAATTGCAGCGGGTTTTGTCTATTCCGTATCAGGACTTATCGCGCTTTTGACGTCGGACTGGCGGATGCAGGCGCTTGGCGACGATCGCCGGTCTCTGGCGGCGCGGTTTGAGGAATTGATCCAGTTTTGTGCTGCCGGTCTTGATGCCGCAGCCAAGGCGGCGGCAAAGGACTAAGGCATTTTCACAGCATCTCTCTGAAAGGTCACAACGTCTGTACCCAGATCGTCATAAAGCAGTTCGACCTCGACCGTCTGGACAGAGCCGAGTTCCCGCGTCACGAAGACCGGCGTACCGTCGGGTATAGCCATAGCATTTGCGATATCTGGCGGACATTCGTCGATTGGGAAAACCTCTTTCTCGCCACCATTTACAGAGAAATGAACCTCGTAAAGCCCGCATCGCCAACTCACCAGGTGCGTGAAGTAAACGAGATCATGCCCGTCGAATTCCCGAACTCCGATCCAGTTACTTTTGGTGGCCTCTAGGATCGGGCGCACCTCACCAGCGGTCAGGAACTTGCCAGTTGGCGTCTGGTCCTCGGCTTCCCTGTGGTCGTCCCCGAGTGCTGAAGTAGCCAGCACTGTGATACACATTGCGATCGCTCCGAAGCGTCTCATCATAATACCTCCAATTCAAAAATTCAGTGTTTGCCGCCTTTTGCCGGAAGCACGGACATCCTATAGTCTGCGCAAATAACGTGCAGGGCAGCAGGCAGAATGGCAAGCAAAGCGCAGAAAAACGCGTCCTTTAACATCGTTGTCGTGGGTCAGTCGGGCCGGCTTCAATACGAAGCGGCCCTTTTCGCCGCGTCCCTTCGTGAGAAATCGTCCAAGTTCTCCGGTCGTCTTTTTGTTGCCGAGCCTCAGCCGGGACCGCTCTGGTCCAAAGACCCGCGCATTTCCAATCCGGACGTGACGCAGTTGCTCAAACAACTGGGCGCAGAAATGCTGCCGTTTGAAAACCGGTTTTTCGGTGAAGCGTATGCCTATGGCAACAAGATCGAATTGCTGCGGGAAATGCCTGCAGGCGAACCGTTTGTGTTTTTTGACACCGATACGCTGATCACTGGCGAAATCACCGACGTGCCGTTTGATTTTGACCGTCCGTCGGCATCTCTCAAGGTCGAAGGTAGTTGGCCTGAGCCGCCGCTTTACGGGCCGCAGTACACCGGTATCTGGAAATCGCTTTACGACAAGTTCGGGATCGAATTTGAAAGCTCGCTCGATCTGACGCAGCCAGATGAATACTGGCGCCGTTATCTCTATTTCAACGCCGGCTTTTTCTACTATCGTTGTCCTCACGAATTCGGTGTTCGGTTTGAAAAATACGCGGTGGAAATCCGCAGCGATCCGCCTGAGGAGTTGGCCTGCCAGTCACTTTCACCTTGGCTGGATCAGGTTGCCTTACCTTTGGTTATCCATGAACTGGGTGGCGGGCGTGATGCCTTGCCTTCTGGCTATCTTGATGGCTCCGTAAGCACACACTACCGCCTGATGCCTCTCATGTACGCGCGAGAAAGCGACCTTGCGATCGAAACGCTGGAAGAGGTCACTGCGCCGAACAAGGTCAAGAAGGTTCTCAAGCAATATGACCCGTTCAAGCGGATGATCTATCAGGGTCGCGGACATAAGGCCCGAGCCTTGTTTGATCGCGAAAACCTCCCGCGCCGTGAGCACGTCATCCGCAACACCCTGAAGCGCAACGGATACTGGCTGCGCTAGAGCCTTCAAACCAAAACAGTGGTCTGCACTCCGGATAAAACGCGGGAAAGCGGTCCGTTTTGCACAAGCGCCGTTGCACCCTGCCGTCTCTCCCCCTAACACTTGTCTCCGACATTTTACGGGAGGATTTTCCAATGACCGACGGCCCGAGCTACGGCTTTGACACGTTGCAAATTCACGCTGGTGCGCGCCCCGATCCGGCGACCGGCGCGCGTCAGACGCCGATCTACCAATCTACTGCGTACGTGTTTCGCGACGCTGAACATGCGGCAGCGCTGTTCAACCTTCAGGAAGTTGGCTACATCTATTCGCGCCTGACCAACCCGACCGTCGCGGTGCTTCAGGAACGCATCGCCACGCTTGAAGGTGGCGTCGGAGCGGTATGCTGCTCTTCAGGGCATGCCGCACAAATCATGGCTCTGTTTCCCCTGATGCAGCCGGGCTGCAACGTTGTGGCCTCTACCCGGCTTTATGGTGGCACCGTCACGCAGTTCAGCCAGACCATCAAACGCTTTGGCTGGTCGGCAACGTTTGTGGACTTTGACGATGAAGCGGCCGTCGCGGCTGCGATCGACGAAAACACCCGCGCGGTGTTCTGTGAATCCGTAGCCAACCCCGGCGGTTACATCACAGACATTCCCGCGATTGCCGCAATAGCCGACAAGGCCGGCGTTCCGCTGATTGTCGACAACACTTCCGCGACGCCGTACCTCTGCAACCCGATCAGCCTCGGCGCCACGCTGGTTGTGCATTCGACAACCAAATACCTGACCGGCAATGGCACCGTTACAGGTGGTTGTGTGGTGGACAGCGGGAAGTTTGACTGGTCCGCATCGGACAAATTCCCGTCGCTTGCCGCCCCCGAACCTGCATATCACGGTTTGAAATTCCATGAGACCTTCGGGCCGCTGGCCTTTACGTTCCACGGCATTGCCATCGGTCTGCGTGATCTGGGCATGACGATGAATCCGCAGGCGGCGCATTACACACTGATGGGCATCGAAACGCTATCGTTGCGCATGGAGCGGCACGTGCAGAACGCCGAAACCGTAGCGGGATGGCTGGAAGGCCACGAACACGTAGACTATGTCACTTACGCCGGTCTGGACAGTTCGCCTTACAAGTCGCGGGTTGCTACTGTTTGTCCCAAAGGCGCAGGCGGTCTATTTACCGTTGCTTTGAAAGGCGGCTACGAGGCTTGCGTCAAATTTGTAGACAACCTCGAAATCTTCAGCCACGTCGCAAACCTTGGTGACGCCCGCAGCCTGGTGATCCATTCGGCGTCGACGACGCACCGCCAGTTGACACCCGAGCAGCAAGAAGCGGCTGGCGCAGGTCCGAATGTTGTTCGGATTTCCATCGGGATCGAAAACAGCGAGGACCTCATCGCAGACCTTGATCGCGCGCTGAAAGCGGCACATCGCTGACGCCCGCTTGGAGCAATGAAAGACGCCCCGGACTGGCTTTCCGGGGCGTTTCAAGTTTTAGCCTTCGATCTCAAAAACCATTGTGACCCTCGCGGTCAGGCTGACTTCGCCCGGCGCGATCGGCACGGCATCCGCCATAGCGGCCCGCATCATTTCCGGTCGCGGCGATCCCTGTCTAACCTCCGAGATGGTTACAACCTGACCCAACTTCACCCCAGCTGCTTCCGCATAAAGTTCCGCTTTGGCACGGGCGTCTCCTATGGCCTCCTTGCGCGCCAGGGACATTGCCAATTGAGGATCCCGCAAGCCAAATGAGATACCGCCAATGTCGTTTGCTCCGTTCTCGACCAACGTGCCCAACACTTCGCCGACACCCTTAATGTCTCTTAGTTTGATGGTCAGGGAGTTGCTGGCATTGAACCCGAGAAGCAGTGGACGCTCATCTCCATCTCGATTGCGATTGTATACGGGATGAAGGCCAAGGTTGCTGGTCTGGATGTCGCGGGCTTCAATCCCGTCCTTGGTTAGCGCCTCGATCATATTGCCGACGACATCCCCGACGTTTTCCATGGCCATCTGGGCCGATGCCGACCGGTGAGAGACCCCAACAGTGATGACTGCCTGATCCGGCATTTCTGCTGCTATACCCTCGCCGACAACGGTGATCGTGCGCTCCTGCGCCGCAACAACGCCGGCCGAGACACTGGTCCAAATCATCATACATATGGCTGCCAATCGCATGACACGCTCCTATTTGTTCAACAGTCGGCAACAAGCATGTGATATTGTTGGTCTTTGAGGAACGCTCTTTCGGCTTTTTCTTCCATGTCGGCAAGAACTTGCTATAAATTCTGCAGTTCTGCCGGAGTTGGGATTTCTCGCGGCCCGAATGCTAGGTCTAATACATGTCATCAACACTCGCTTTGACACTCTCTTTCGAAGGCATCGGTCTTCTCACACCCGTAGACGGCGGGTGGCATCTGTTGAGAGAAGTTGGATTGGACAGCGAGGATCTGGCGGCGGACCTGGCGGAGCTTCGCGCCACAGCAGAGGTCAAGGGCGGCGCCGATTTCAGAACGTTGCTGGTTTTGCCCAACGACCAGATTAAATTCCTAAACTTGTCACCAGACGCAACGCCCGATGATGTGGTGCAAGTACTGGAACGGGAAACACCTTACACGGCTGATCAACTGGTCTTTGACACCCGCCGAACGGCCGGTCAGACCCAAGTTGCCGCCGTCGCTCGGGACACGCTGGCAGAAGCGGAAGCCTTCGCGTCCGAACACGCCTTTTCGCCGGCGCAGTTCACAGCAATGCCAACACCGGCGCAGTTCGACGGAGCGCCCGACTTTGGCCGCGCCGCTGGTGCAGATGGCGTGGAAATCGCCTTTGACGGTCAGGCAATGGTAGTGGTTGGCAGTGGCCCCTTGCCGGAGCCGTTTCCAGAGAGTGCCGAGCCGGCGCCAGAAGAGGAAACTACACCAACGTCTGATGCGGCGCCAGCCGAGGAAACGGCGGCCAATGAAACCTCGACGGATCAAGCTGACGCGCCGGTTGAAGACGCTCCGGCCCCCGCCGCAGTTTCGTTCTCAAGCCGCCGCCAGCCGGACGGAGGCAAAGCACCAGAACTCGGTGGTGTGTCACGCGCCAAATCCGGGCAGAACGGCGAGACTTCTACCAGTCCCACATTGGACGCACCGCTCCGGTTTGATCCGAGTCGTGTGGTTGCCGGCCTGACGGCCGGCGATGCGACGGACGAGACAACGCCCGCAGAAGAGGAAGACGGCGGCAGCTCTTTTTTCAGCCGCAGGAAAACCGGAAAGAAAACCGAAGCCAAAAAAGAAAAGGCTGCGAAACCGAAGAAAGCAAAGGCCAAAAGAGCGAAGCCAG
This genomic window from Shimia isoporae contains:
- a CDS encoding flavin-containing monooxygenase; the encoded protein is MKAGNGKFALIGAGPMGLAAAKVMSEQGVAFQGFEMHSDVGGLWDIDAPRSTMYESAHLISSKTMTEFADFPMDEDVAEYPSHREMARYFRDFADHFDLRRHYRFGAQVNEVTPLGGNGEGWRVAWTDQDGAHEDVFAGVMIANGTLSEPNMPDFPGHFEGELIHASQYRQPEQFAQKRVLVVGAGNSGCDIAVDAVHHGKSCDLSMRRGYYFVPKYVFGKPADTMGGAIKLPMWLKRPIDSLILRWFVGDPQKYGFPKPDYKLYESHPVVNSLVLYHAGHGDLGIRADIKELDGNTVRFTDGSSADYDMILAATGYKLHYPFIRKDLLNWQGDAPHLYLNAMHPTRDDLFVLGMVEATGLGWQGRHEQAEMIVRYITGLEGGSASAKKLQAAKSKGFERATGGMQYLDLARMAYYVDKATYRGAVNGWIKQLGGEGAA
- a CDS encoding SIMPL domain-containing protein, which gives rise to MRLAAICMMIWTSVSAGVVAAQERTITVVGEGIAAEMPDQAVITVGVSHRSASAQMAMENVGDVVGNMIEALTKDGIEARDIQTSNLGLHPVYNRNRDGDERPLLLGFNASNSLTIKLRDIKGVGEVLGTLVENGANDIGGISFGLRDPQLAMSLARKEAIGDARAKAELYAEAAGVKLGQVVTISEVRQGSPRPEMMRAAMADAVPIAPGEVSLTARVTMVFEIEG
- a CDS encoding TetR/AcrR family transcriptional regulator yields the protein MEQIFLQEKQRQRAPSARALVTRAKVLDAAEQVFSRHGFDAASMREIAQEAGVQVALVTHHGGSKEELFWRVVARRAEELSQARVDALEARRFHGPLTTPAIIECFFAPYLEKAETGGPGWFAYARLVAIVSADPRWEDLAKICFDPTAQLFVDEIARLYPDTPPRAIAAGFVYSVSGLIALLTSDWRMQALGDDRRSLAARFEELIQFCAAGLDAAAKAAAKD
- a CDS encoding O-acetylhomoserine aminocarboxypropyltransferase/cysteine synthase family protein; its protein translation is MTDGPSYGFDTLQIHAGARPDPATGARQTPIYQSTAYVFRDAEHAAALFNLQEVGYIYSRLTNPTVAVLQERIATLEGGVGAVCCSSGHAAQIMALFPLMQPGCNVVASTRLYGGTVTQFSQTIKRFGWSATFVDFDDEAAVAAAIDENTRAVFCESVANPGGYITDIPAIAAIADKAGVPLIVDNTSATPYLCNPISLGATLVVHSTTKYLTGNGTVTGGCVVDSGKFDWSASDKFPSLAAPEPAYHGLKFHETFGPLAFTFHGIAIGLRDLGMTMNPQAAHYTLMGIETLSLRMERHVQNAETVAGWLEGHEHVDYVTYAGLDSSPYKSRVATVCPKGAGGLFTVALKGGYEACVKFVDNLEIFSHVANLGDARSLVIHSASTTHRQLTPEQQEAAGAGPNVVRISIGIENSEDLIADLDRALKAAHR